From Pseudonocardia autotrophica, one genomic window encodes:
- a CDS encoding NUDIX domain-containing protein, protein MSDPSETFATPRVAAGALFLDNSSRILLVHPTYKDTWDIPGGYVERGESPAAACRREIAEELGLDRNPAALLSVDWAPSEKEGDKLLFIFDCGQIGEDTKRIQLAEDELDRWAWVALGDLDSYVIPRLARRLRSTAEGGPRYLEHGGALNSAY, encoded by the coding sequence GTGTCTGACCCGAGCGAAACGTTCGCTACCCCCCGCGTCGCCGCAGGCGCCCTCTTCCTCGACAACAGCAGCCGGATCCTGCTCGTACACCCCACCTATAAGGACACCTGGGACATCCCCGGTGGGTACGTCGAGCGCGGCGAGTCGCCGGCCGCCGCCTGCCGCCGAGAGATCGCCGAGGAACTTGGGCTGGACCGGAACCCCGCGGCGCTGCTCTCCGTCGACTGGGCACCGAGTGAGAAGGAGGGCGACAAGCTCCTCTTCATCTTCGACTGCGGCCAGATCGGCGAGGACACCAAGCGGATCCAGCTCGCGGAAGACGAACTCGACAGGTGGGCGTGGGTTGCTCTCGGCGATCTTGACTCTTACGTCATCCCGCGGCTTGCCCGTCGTCTGCGCTCCACTGCCGAGGGCGGACCCCGCTACTTGGAACACGGCGGGGCCCTGAACAGCGCTTACTAG